The following proteins are co-located in the Cardiocondyla obscurior isolate alpha-2009 linkage group LG12, Cobs3.1, whole genome shotgun sequence genome:
- the Ufsp1 gene encoding ufm1-specific protease 1: MTVNYSSYLLKNVHENFVLPINGKIFLVQGDYEFWHYNCDGFNDRGWGCGYRTLQTICSWIISNENLEKIVPSINEIQKTLVTVEDKDKTFIGSRDWIGSFEVCIVLNQLYNVLSKIIHISSGKDLINHVDNIKRHFEQFGSPIMMGGDRDCSSKCIVGLHIGNPSVYLLIVDPHFVGKAKNAEILQKDQWVKWQNLNEFDDSSFYNLCLPQLKYRGLNDK; the protein is encoded by the exons atgacagttaattattcaagttatttattaaaaaacgttcACGAAAATTTTGTCTTACCAATTAAtgggaaaatatttttggtgCAAGGGGATTATGAATTCTGGCATTACAATTGCGATGGTTTTAACGACAGG GGTTGGGGATGCGGATATAGAACATTGCAAACGATCTGTTCATGGATCATAAGTAATGAGAACTTAGAAAAGATTGTTCCAAGCATTAATGAAATACAAAAGACTCTTGTCACAGTGGAGGATAaagataaaacatttattgGATCAAGAGACTGGATAGGAAGTTTCGAA GTGTGCATTGTTTTAAATCAACTTTACAATGTTCTGAGCAAGATAATTCACATTTCAAGTGGAAAGGACTTAATAAATCATGTGGATAATATTAAAAGGCACTTTGAGCAATTTGGCAGTCCAATTATGATGGGTGGAGACAGAGACTGCTCCAGCAAATGTATAGTAGGATTACATATTGGAAACCCAAGTGTATACCTGTTAATTGTGGATCCCCACTTTGTTGGAAAGGCAAAAAATGCCGAAATCTTACAAAAAGATCAGTGGGTAAAATGGCAAAACTTAAACGAGTTTGACGATAGCtcgttttacaatttatgtttaccgcaattaaaatatcgcggaTTAAACGATAagtaa
- the LOC139107320 gene encoding ornithine decarboxylase 1 encodes MKVTNLDERIHVLDNESNVTTVIKDIAMSGLQEDAFYVLDIGDIVQKHQIWKEKMPRVEPYYAVKCNDNLIVLEVLAALGTNFDCASKNEINKVLSLGVEPSRIIFANPAKPASHIRHAAAVGVDTMTVDNESELHKIKKLFPMAKIVLRIRCDAEVAQCQLGMKFGCDPIHEAPNLLRLAYNLGLNLVGFSFHVGSGCQDAPVFLRAIHHCKILFDMATELGFNPYLLDLGGGYPGNKGTSIDKISEIINEALDEYFNTDAVHVIAEPGRFYVASAFTLATSIHSKRAIRGEENTNAITHNMYYINDGVYGSFNCLLYDHQHVTPIPLKNGCGKLIPSSVWGPTCDGLDKIVENIMLHDLELGEWMIFENMGAYTLPVASPFNGFPVPKVHIVADEDIWLLLKDALPLTEDHFVIGNTPTNLRLGLDIGGNDIDPWKDTRSIELAPPEILTETSNAPAHFIFEYVETPLN; translated from the exons ATGAAGGTAACAAATCTAGATGAACGTATTCACGTCTTGGACAACGAGTCCAATGTTACGACCGTTATCAAAGATATAGCAATGAGTGGTTTACAAGAAGACGCTTTTTACGTATTGGATATAGGAGATATTGTACAAAAACATCAAAtctggaaagaaaaaatgccACGAGTCGAGCCCTATTAtg ctGTGAAATGTAACGATAATTTGATCGTCCTTGAAGTATTAGCAGCCCTTGGAACCAATTTTGATTGCGCATCTAAA AATGAGATAAATAAAGTCCTTAGCCTTGGTGTCGAGCCttcaagaattatttttgctaaTCCGGCCAAGCCAGCTTCACATATTCGTCATGCTGCTGCAGTTGGAGTAGACACTATGACAGTGGATAATGAAAGCGAATTGCACAagattaaaaaacttttcccAATGGCTAAG ATTGTTTTGCGAATTCGTTGCGACGCCGAAGTAGCTCAGTGTCAGCTCGGCATGAAATTTGGTTGTGATCCGATACATGAAGCCCCTAATCTTTTACGCCTTGCTTATAACTTGGGCCTGAACCTTGTAGGCTTCAGTTTTCACGTTGGTTCTGGATGTCAAGATGCACCGGTATTTCTTCGCGCTATTCATCACTGCAAGATCCTGTTTGATATGGCTACCGAACTTGGTTTTAACCCGTATCTTTTGGATCTTGGTGGCGGTTATCCAGGTAATAAAGGCACGAGCATTGATAAAATCtccgaaattattaatgaagcTCTCGACGAATATTTCAACACTGACGCCGTGCATGTGATTGCTGAACCGGGTCGTTTTTATGTGGCATCTGCATTCACATTGGCAACAAGTATTCATAGCAAACGTGCTATACGCGGAGAAGAAAATACTAACGCTATTACGCACAACATGTATTATATCAACGATGGTGTTTACGGATCATTCAATTGTTTGCTGTACGATCACCAACATGTAACTCCTATTCCTCTGAAGAATGGTTGCGGAAAACTGATTCCTTCAAGCGTATGGGGTCCAACATGCGACGGACTCGATAAAATTGTTGAGAACATAATGTTACACGATCTAGAACTCGGCGAATGGATGATTTTCGAAAACATGGGGGCCTATACATTGCCTGTTGCTTCACCGTTTAATGGATTTCCTGTTCCTAAAGTTCATATTGTTGCTGACGAAGACATTTGGCTTTTATTAAAGGACGCTCTACCTTTAACTGAAGATCACTTTGTAATTGGCAACACACCAACTAATTTGCGACTCGGGCTAGATATCGGAGGGAATGATATCGATCCATGGAAGGATACTCGTTCAATAGAGTTAGCACCGCCAGAAATATTAACGGAAACTTCTAATGCCCCGGCACACTTTATTTTTGAGTATGTCGAAACGCCActgaattaa